DNA sequence from the Cronobacter turicensis z3032 genome:
AGTGAAAGTACCGCCGCGGCGGCTGACAAGGAGAGAAGGGTGAGGCGACTGCCGGGCATTTTGCTACTCACAGGCGCAACGCTGATTGTTATCGTCGCACTGATGGTGAGTGGACTGCGGCTCGCGCTGCCACATCTCAACGCCTGGCGTCCTGCGCTGCTGGAGAAAATTTCCAGCGTGGCCGGCGTTCCGGTGCAGGCAAGCCACGTAGAAGCCGCCTGGCAGACGTTCGGGCCGACGCTTGAAGTGCGCGATATTAACGCGCCGCTTAGCGACGGCGGCAGCTTCTCGGTTAAGCGCGTGACGCTCGCGCTGGACGTCTGGCAAAGCCTGCTCCATTTTCGCTGGCAGTTCCGCGATCTCACCTTTTACCAGTTGCAGGTGCGTACCAATACGCCTATCAAGCAGAGCGAAGGCGGCAATCCTCTCGAAGGCAACAAGTTTAGCGATCTCTTCTTCCGGCAGTTCGATCACTTCGATCTGCGCGACAGCACCCTCAGCTTTATTACGATCTCCGGCCAGCGCGCCGAACTCGCCGTACCTCAGTTAACCTGGCTCAACGGCAAAAACCGTCATCGCGCCGAAGGCCAGGTTAGCCTCTCAAGCCTTACCGGCCAGCATGGCGTAATGCAGGTGCGTATGGATCTGCGTGACGACAACGGCCTGCTGAACCGCGGCACGGTCTGGATGCAGGCGGACGATGTGGATGTTAAACCCTGGCTGGGCCAGTGGATGAAAGACAACGTCGATCTCACCAGCGCGCAGTTCAGCCTCGAAGCATGGATGACGCTGCGCGACGGCGACGTGGCGGGCGGCGATATCTGGCTGAAGCAGGGCGGCACCACCTGGCGCGGCGAAAATCGTAGCCACCGGCTCTCCGTTGATAATCTTACCGCGCATATCAGCCACACCGACGACGCCTGGCAGGTCGCCATCCCCCAGACGCGAGTCACTGTCGATGATAAACCCTGGCCTGCGGGCTCGCTGAATCTGGCCTGGCTTGCCGGTCAACCCGTCGACGGCGATAAAGTGCGGCGCAGCGACGAACTGCGCGTGCGCGCCAGCAACCTTGAGCTGAGCGGGCTGGAAGGATTTCTGCCGCTCGCGACCCGGCTTGCGCCGTCGCTGGGCGACGTCTGGGGCAGCACGCGCCCGAAAGGGAAAATCGACGCGCTGGCGCTGGATATCCCGCTCCAGGCGACTGACAAAACCCGTTTTCTCGCCCGCTGGAGCGATCTCTCCTGGCAGCAGTGGAAACTTCTGCCGGGTGCGGAGCATTTCTCCGGCTCGGTATCCGGCACGCTGGAGCATGGTCAGGCGACGGTGAACATGACCGATGCCCGGATGCCGTATCAGAGCGTGTTCCGTGCGCCGCTGGAGATTGCGCGTGGCGCGGCGACCTTTGACTGGCGCAAGAACGCGGAAGGCTTCACGCTTGCCGGTAAAAATCTCGACGTACAGGCGCATTCCCTGTGGGCGCGCGGCGATTTCCGCTATCAGCAGCCGAAGGACGGCCAGCCGTGGCTGGAAATACTGGCAGGCATTCAGACGAACGATGCCGCGCAGGCCTGGCGTTACTTCCCGGAAAACCTGATGGGCAAAGATCTTGTCGATTACCTGAGCGGCGCGATTCAGGGTGGCCAGGTGGAGAACGCCACGCTGGTCTATGTCGGCAACCCGCAGCACTTCCCGTATAAGCAAAACGACGGCCAATTTGAAGTCTATGTGCCGCTGCACAACGCGACCTACGCGTTCCAGCCGGACTGGCCCGCGCTGAAAGATTTCGCCATTAATCTCGATTTCCGAAACGACGGGCTCTGGATGGCGGCGCCGCAGGTCATGCTTGGCGGCGTGACGGGTAACAACCTGACCGCCGTTATCCCGGACTACTCGCAGGAAAAACTCTTTATCGATGCCGATATCGTCGGACCGGGTAAAGCGGTCGGGCCTTATTTTAAAGATACGCCGCTTGCGGATTCGCTGAGTACGACGCTTGATGAACTCCAGCTCGACGGCGATGTGAATGCTCGCTTACATCTCGACATTCCGCTTGATGGCACCATGACGACCGCCAAAGGCGATGTATGGCTGCGCAATAACGCGTTGTTTATTAAACCGCTAAACAGCACGCTGCATAACCTGAACGGTAAATTCAGCTTCGTGAACGGCAATTTACAGAGCGAACCGCTGACGGCGACCTGGTTTAACCAGCCGCTGAATGTTGATTTCTCCACGCGTGAAGAACCGAAAGCCTATCAGGTGGAAGTGAATATGAACGGCGACTGGCAGCCCACCCGCACTGGCCTGTTGCCGAAGCCGATGAACGACGCGCTCAGCGGCAGCATTCCCTGGAACGGTAAAGTGGCGATTTCGCTGACCTATCATGCCGGCGTGAATTATCAGGTCGATATTTCCGGCGATCTGAAGAATGTAAGCAGTCACTTACCTGAGCCAGTCGATAAAGCCGCTGGAGAAGCGCTGCCCTTTAACGTTCGCGCTAAAGGCGACCTGAAAAGCGTTGACGTGACCGGCAACGCCGGGGCGGAAAACCATTTCAACAGCCGCTGGCTGCTGGGCCGTAAGCTGACGCTGGATCGCGCTATCTGGGCGACGGACAGCCGTACCATGCCGCCGCTGCCGGAAAACCGCGGCCTCGAGCTGAATCTCCCGGCAATGGACGGCGCGCAGTGGCTGGCGCTGTTTAACCAGGGCGCGGCGCAGAAGGTCAGCAGCACGACGCTGTTCCCGGAAACCATAACGCTGCGCACCCCGGCGCTGACCTTCGGTGGACAGCGCTGGAACAATCTCAGTGTGATGACAAAACCGCAGGCGGGCGGCACCGAAGTATCCGCCCAGGGCCGCGAAATTAACGGCCGCCTGCTGATGCGTGACGGCGCGCCGTGGCAGGCGAATATCGATTATCTTTATTACAACCCGAGCCACGCGGATGAAGCAGCGTCGGTATTGACCGGCGCGTCCGGGCAAAAAACGCAGGCCGTGGATTTCAGCGGCTGGCCGAATCTGGCGCTGCGCTGCGCCGAGTGCTGGCTGTGGGGGCAGAAATATGGCCGTATCGATGGCGATTTCACCATCAACGGCGATACGCTGTCGCTCGAAAATGGCCTGCTGGATACCGGCTTCGCGCGCCTGACCATGCAGGGCGAATGGGTCAACCGCCAGGATGCCATGCGCACGTCGGTGAAAGGCGTCCTGAAGGGCAAACAACTCGATGCGGCGACCAGTTTCTTCGGCGTGAAAACGCCGCTCCAGGGATCGTCATTTAATGTCGATTACGATCTCCACTGGCGCGACGCGCCGTGGAAACCCGATGAAGCCTCGTTAAGCGGCGTGCTGCATACTCGCCTCGGCAAAGGGCAAATCGCCGATCTTGGCACCGGACACGCCGGGCAACTGCTGCGCCTGCTGAGCTTTGACGCGCTGCTGCGCAAGCTGCGCTTTGACTTCAGCGACACCTTCGGCGAAGGTTTTTATTACGATTCGATTCGCAGTACGGTGTGGATCAAAGACGGCATTATGCATACCGAAGATACGCTGGTGGATGGCCTGGAAGCGGATATCGCCATGAAAGGCTCCGTTAACCTGCCTGCCCGGACGCTGGATATGGAAGCCGTCGTGGCGCCGGAGATTTCAGCGACGGTCGGCGTGGCGGCGGCATTCGCCGTGAACCCGATTATCGGCGCGGCGGTATTTGCCGCCAGCAAAGTGCTCGGCCCGCTGTGGAACAAAATCTCCGTACTGCGCTATCACATCACCGGACCTGTCGATAAGCCGCAAATCAACGAGGTGATGCGCCAGCCGCGCGCGCAAGCGGCGCAATGATTTGACGCCGCGGCGGAATTACCGCAAGCTCGCCTGATAACCTTTTTCATTGCCCGTACGGGCAGGACCAAGAGAGTAGCAAACAATGAGTCTGAACCTGGTAAGTGAGCAGCTACTGTCTGCCAATGGCCTGAGCCATCAGGATCTCTTTTCCATCCTGGGCCAGCTTTATGAGCGCCGCCTGGATTACGGCGATCTTTATTTTCAGTCCAGTTATCACGAATCCTGGGTTTTAGAAGACCGCATCATTAAAGACGGCTCTTACAATATCGACCAGGGCGTCGGCGTGCGCGCCATCAGCGGCGAGAAAACCGGCTTCGCCTATGCCGATCAGATTAGCCTGCTGGCGCTGGAGCAGAGCGCGCAGGCCGCGCGCAGCATTGTGCGCGAGCAGGGCGAAGGGCGCATCAAAACCCTGAGCGGCGTGGAATATTCGCCGCTCTACACCACGCTCGATCCGCTGCAAAGCATGAGCCGTGAAGAGAAGCTCGATATTTTACGCCGCGTCGATAACGCCGCGCGCGCCGCGGACAAGCGCGTGCAGGAAGTGAGCGCGAGCCTGACTGGCGTCTATGAACTGATTCTGGTGGCCGCCACTGACGGCACGCTGGCGGCTGACGTGCGGCCGCTGGTGCGCCTTTCTGTCAGCGTACAGGTAGAAGAAGACGGCAAGCGCGAGCGCGGCTCCAGCGGCGGCGGCGGTCGTTTCGGCTATCAATGGTTTATGGAAAATACCGACGGCGAAGTGCGCGCCGAAGCCTGGGCGAGAGAAGCGGTGCGTATGGCGCTCGTCAACCTGAGCGCCGTGGCGGCGCCTGCCGGTACGTTGCCGGTGGTGCTGGGCGCGGGCTGGCCTGGCGTGCTGCTGCATGAGGCGGTCGGTCATGGTCTGGAAGGCGACTTCAACCGTCGCGGCACCTCGGTTTTCAGCGGCCAGATGGGCCAGCTGGTGGCGTCTGAGCTGTGTACCGTGGTGGATGACGGCACGCTTGCCAATCGTCGCGGTTCGCTGGCGATTGATGACGAAGGCGTGCCGGGTCAGTACAACGTGCTGATCGAGAACGGCATCCTGAAAGGCTATATGCAGGATAAGCTGAACGCGCGCCTGATGGGCGTCGCGCCGACCGGCAACGGCCGTCGCGAATCCTACGCGCACCTGCCGATGCCGCGTATGACCAACACCTATATGCTGGCTGGCAAGTCTACCCCGCAGGAGATTATCGAGTCCGTGGAGTACGGCATCTTCGCGCCGAACTTCGGCGGCGGCCAGGTGGATATCACCTCCGGTAAGTTCGTCTTCTCGACTTCAGAAGCGTATCTCATCGAAAACGGTAAAGTGACGAAGCCGGTAAAAGGCGCGACGCTAATCGGCTCCGGCATCGAGGCGATGCAGCAGATTTCGATGGTGGGCAACGACGTGAAGCTGGATAACGGCGTCGGTGTTTGCGGTAAAGAAGGCCAGAGCCTGCCGGTAGGCGTTGGTCAGCCAACGCTCAAGGTGGATAATCTCACGGTCGGCGGTACGGCATAAGCGTGGTGTTTCGCCCCTCCGCTGGCGAGGGGCGAGGCATTCAGGCGTGGCTCTCTTTTCCTTTCCCGTTTCTTCCCCGCATCTCCTGGTATACCTGCGCCACTTTCACGAAATAATCATTAAGCGCGTTAATGCAGACCTGCACCTTAAGCGGCAGCTTGTCCTTTTCGGTATAGAGCGCGTACACCGGTCGCGGATCGGACTGGTAGCGCGGAAACAGGATCTCCAGCTCGCCGCTGTTGATCTCATCGATCACCCACATCAACGGCACATACGCAATGCCTGCGCCAGCCTTCAGCCAGCGGGAAAGCGTCATCGGATCGTTGGTGACAAAACGCCCCTGCGGCAGCAGTCGGGTGGAGATGCCTTCCGGCGCGATAAGCTCAAATTCATTGTCGGGACGCACACTATATTCAAGCCATGAATGGTTGGCGAGATCGGCGGGCTTTTCCGGCGTGCCCGCCTGGGCGAGATAGCTTTTGGCGGCGCAGACGACCATCGGCATCGAGCCAAGGCGCCTGGAAAACAGACTGGAGTCCTGGAGCGCGCCGACGCGGATCACTACGTCCAGCCCATCGGCTATAAGGTCCGGCGCCGGAATACCGGTCACCAGGTTGACCGATAGTCCTGGATAGTCACGCAGCATACCGGCAGTCAGCGAAGCCAGCACATTTTGCGCCATGGTTGAAGAGCAGCCGATCCGCAGCGTGCCGATCGGGCTATTATTAAAGGCGTATAACTGTTCGTGCACTTCCTGTACTTCATGCAGCATACGACGGCAGCCCTGGTAGTAAATCCGGCCTGCCTCGGTTAAGCCAATACTGCGGGTGCTGCGGTTTAACAGCTTGACCTGCAACTCATCTTCCAGTTTCGATACCGTCTGACTGATAGAGGAGACGCTCATCTCAAGCTGCCTGGCGGCGCTGGTAAATGAACCCAGCTCCACCACTTTGGCGAACACCGACATTCTTTTTAGTCGTTCCATTATTCACTCTGGCTTAAAAGTGATTTAGATCACATATCATAGATAACTTACTATCAGTTACGCTAATATATTATTTCCAACATAACTAACACCGCACTCTCGCCCGGCCATTCCAGGCCATTCGTTGCGGAATATAGTTTAAAAATCAATCGCCTGCACGCAAATCAAGGTCAACATGAGTCTTTTTCCGGTCATTGTGATATTCGGTCTTTCTTTTCCGCCGATCTTTTTTGAGCTTCTGCTGTCGCTGGCGATTTTCTGGCTGGTGCGTCGTGCGCTGATCCCGACCGGGATTTACGATTTCGTCTGGCATCCGGCGTTATTTAATACGGCGCTTTATTGCTGTCTGTTCTATCTGCTGTCGCGCTTGTTTGTCTGAGGTTGATGTGAAATTACTAACAACAAAAATCACCCGCACAGCCATCACCGTGGTGCTGGTCGTGCTCGCCTTCATCGCTATTTTCCGCGCCTGGAGTTTTTATACCGAATCGCCCTGGACGCGTGATGCGCGCTTTACCGCCGATGTGGTCGCTATCGCGCCGGATGTGGCCGGGCTTATTACGTCGGTGGACGTACATGACAACCAGCTTGTGAAAAAAGATCAGGTGCTTTTCACTATAGACCAGCCGCGCTACCAGAAGGCGCTGGAAGAAGCCGAAGCCGATGTCGCCTACTATCAGGCGCTGGCGAATGAAAAACGCCGCGAGGCGGGCCGTCGTAACCAGCTTGGCGTCCAGGCGATGTCGCGTGAAGAGATAGACCAGGCGAACAACGTGCTGCAAACCGTATTACATCAGCTGGCGAAAGCTGAGGCGACGCGCGATCTGGCGCGGCTCGACCTGCAACGCACGGTGATCCGCGCCCCGGCGGACGGCTGGGTCACTAACCTTAACGTCTATACCGGCGAATTTATTACGCGCGGCTCCACGGCGGTGGCGTTGGTTAAACAGAACAGTTTCTATGTTCTGGCCTATATGGAAGAGACCAAGCTTGAAGGCGTGCGCCCCGGTTTTCGCGTCGAGATCACGCCGCTTGGCAGCAATAATGTCCTGCACGGCACTGTGGACAGCGTCTCGGCGGGCGTGACGAACGCCAGCAGCACCCGCGACGATAAAGGCATGGCGACCGTCGATTCCAACCTGGAGTGGGTACGCCTGGCCCAGCGCGTACCGGTACGTATTCGCCTCGATAAACAGCCAGGCAACCTTTACCCGGCCGGCACGACGGCGACCGTCGTGGTGACGGGCGAGCGGGATCGCGATCGCAGCCAGGAATCGGCCTTTAACAAGCTGATGCACCGCCTGCGCGAATTCGGCTAATGATGATGGGCTTTTTATCTATCGATCCCCGGCATCTGCGCTTTGCGATAAAGCTCGCCACCGCCATTGTGCTGGCGCTGTTCGTCGGGTTTCACTTTCAGCTCGAAACGCCGCGCTGGGCGGTGCTGACCGCGGCTATTGTCGCGGCGGGCCCGGCGTTTGCCGCGGGCGGCGAGCCCTGGTCCGGCGCCATTCGTTATCGCGGCATGCTCAGGATCATCGGCACGTTCATTGGCTGTATCGCCGCGCTGGTGATGATTATCGGCACCATTCGCGCGCCGGTATTAATGCTGACCCTTTGCTGTATCTGGGTCGGTTTCTGTACCTGGGTGTCGTCGCTGGTGAAAGTCGAGAACTCGTATGCCTGGGGGCTGGCGGGTTACACGGCGCTGATTATTGTCATTACGATTCAGGCCGAGCCGCTGCTGGCGCCGCAGTTTGCGCTGGAGCGCTGTAGTGAAATCGTTCTCGGGATTTTCTGCGCGATTATCGCCGATCTTCTGTTCTCCCCGCGCTCCATTAAAAAAGAGATTGACCGCGAACTGGACGCGCTGCTGGTGGAGCAGTTTCGCCTGATGCAGCTCTGCATGGCCCACGGCGACAGCGAAGAGGTGGATAAAGCGTGGGGCGCGCTGGTGCGTCGTACCGCCGCGCTCGACGGTATGCGGGTTAACCTGAATATGGAGTCATCGCGCTGGGTGCGGGCGAATCGCCGCCTTAAAGCGCTCAATACGCTCTCCCTGACGCTCATTACCCAGGCCTGCGAAACCTATCTCATCCAGAACACCCGTCCGGAGTCGATAGCGCCTGAATACCGCGAGCTGTTTGTCGAGCCGGTGGAAACCGCCGCCGATGTGCACCGTCGCCTGAAGTTCATCCGCCGCGTGCTCTCCTGGACCGGCGAGCACGACACGCCGGTGACGATTTACACCTGGGTCGGCGCGGCCACGCGTTACTTACTACTCAAGCGCGGCGTGATCACCAACGCGAAAATCAGCGCGGTGGAAGACGATGTGCTGACTGATGAAGTGGTGGTTAAAGCCCCGTCGGCGGAGCGTCACCACGCCATGATTAACTTCTGGCGCACCACGGTGTCGTGCCTGTTGGGCGCGCTCTTTTGGCTCTGGACCGGCTGGACCTCCGGCAGCGGCGCGATGATCATGATAGCGGTCGTGACGGCGCTGGCGATGCGCCTGCCGAACCCGCGTATGGTGTCGCTCGATTTCCTCTACGGGATGCTCGCCGCGCTGCCGCTCGGCGCGTTCTACTTCCTGGTCGTGCTCCCGTCGACCCAGCAGAGCATGCTGCTGTTGTGCATCAGCCTGGCGCTGCTCGGCTTTTTTATCGGCATCGAAGTGCAAAAGCGGCGGCTTGGTTCGATGGGCGCGCTCGCGGGCACCATTAATATTCTGGTGCTGGATAACCCGATGACGTTCCACTTCAGCCAGTTTCTCGACAGCGCGCTGGGCCAACTGGTGGGCTGTATGCTGGCGATGATGGTGATTCTGGTTATCCGTGATAACTCGCAGGCGCAGACAGGCCGCATGCTGCTGAACCAGTTTGTCTCGACGGCGGTCTCCTCGCTCACCACCAATAAAGCGAAGCGTAAAGAGAACCATCTGCCTGCGCTCTATCAGCAGCTCTTTCTGTTGCTGAGTAAATTCCCGGATGACGTGGCGAAATTTCGCCTGGCGCTGAATCTCATCATCGCGCACCAGCGACTGCGCGAAGCGCCGGTGCCGGTAAACGACGATCTCTCGGCGTTTCACCGCCAGTTAAGACGCACGGCGGACCGGGTTATTTCTGCTTCCAGCGATGAAAAACGACGCGCGACGTTTCGCCAGTTGCTGGATGAGCTGGCGATCTACCAGGAGAAGCTGCATGTCTGGGCGGCGCCGCAATCGGTTATCGATTCCGTGAAACGGCTGACCGATATGCTCCATAAATATCAGCAGGCGTTTACCAACACGTAATGCCAAAACCGACGCCCAAAGCGTCGGTTTTTTTATGACTATACTTACCCCCATCTACGGAATTTCACGTGCAGGAGGGGACAATGACCGCACAAGCATTTGCAGAACAGGCGTTTTTTAAAACGGGCTATTTTGTTGACGGGACATGGCACAGCGCGCAGGAAACCTTCGACGTGCTGAATCCGGCGACGGGCGAGGTGATCGCGCAGGTCGCGAAAGCGGGTAAAAAAGAGACCGAGGCCGCTATCGCCGCCGCCAGCCGCGCTTTCCCCGCCTGGCGCGCTAAAACCGCCAAAGAACGCTCTGAAATTCTCTATCGCTGGTATCAGCTCATTATCGAAAACAAGCGCGCGCTGGGCGAGCTGATGACGAGCGAACAGGGTAAGCCGCTGAAAGAGGCGGAAGGCGAAGTGGAATACGCCGCGAGCTTTATCCAGTGGTTCGCCGAGCAGGCCAAACGCGCCAACGGCGAAATCATTCCGCCCGTGAAGCCCGGCTCGCGCATTCTGGCGACCCGCGAGCCGGTCGGCGTCGTGGCGGCGATCACGCCCTGGAACTTCCCGATGGCGATGCTGACCCGTAAGCTCGGCCCGGCGCTGGCCGCGGGCTGTACCGGCGTTATCAAACCCGCCAACAATACGCCGCTCAGCGCTTTCGCACTGGTGGCGCTGGCGCAGCAGGCGGGCGTGCCGGACGGCGTGCTCAATGCGGTGGCGGGCAGCACGTCGGAAATCAGCGACGCCATTATGGCAAGCCCGGAGGTTCGCAAAATCTCGTTCACCGGCTCAACCGCGGTAGGCAAAACGCTGATGCGCAATGCCGCCGAGACAATGAAAAAAGTCTCGATGGAGCTTGGCGGCAACGCGCCGTACATCATCTTTGACGATGCCGACATCGATGCGGCGGTGAAAGGCGCTATCGCCAATAAATTCCGTAACGCAGGCCAGGTGTGTGTCAGCGTTAACCGCTTCTATATCCAGGAAGGCGTCTATGACCGTTTCGTTAATCAACTGGCGGAAGCGGTAAAAGCGCTGAAAGTGGGCAACGGTAGGGAAGAAGGCGTTGTCGTCGGGCCGCTTATCGAGCAAGCGGCGGTTGATAAAGTGCGCGAGCATGTGGACGACGCGGTCGCGAAAGGCGCGAAGGTGCTGACCGGCGGCAAACCGCATGCGCTGGGCGGCAATTTCTGGCAGCCGACGGTATTGATTGATGCGAATGAGGACATGAAACTGGCGCAGGAAGAGACATTCGGCCCCCTTGCCGCCTGCTTCAGTTTTAAAACCGAAGAAGAAGTTATCGCGCGCGCAAATAATACGCCTTACGGTCTTGCGGCGTACTTCTACACTCAGAATCTCCAGCGCGTGTTCCGCGTCTCGCAGCAGCTGGAAAGCGGCATGATAGGCGTCAATGAGTGCGCGGTGTCGACCGAAGTGGCGCCATTTGGCGGCGTGAAAGAGTCAGGGCTTGGGCGCGAAGGTTCGGTGCTGGGGCTTGATGAGTTTATGGAAGTGAAAACGCTGCATCTTGGCGGGTTATAAGCGTGAGGGCGGCATCATCGCCGCCCGTAAAACGTGGTGGCGATAATGAAAAGCTATACTTTTGATTTCAGTACGATGGCCAGTCAGCAGGATTTTTATCGGGCGTTTGCTGAAACGTTCGGCATAGCGTCGGAACGCGTGGGCGATCTGGATAGTCTGTGGCAGGTAGTGACGGAAGAAGCGCTGCCGTTGCCGCTGGAAATCGTATTCCTGCATGTGACGGCGGAAGTGAAACGCCGCTTCGGCGCGTTGATTCTGCTGTTTGAAGAAGCAGAAGAGGAGCTGGAAGGTCAGCTCCTCTTCAATATCCGGCAATAGCCATACAGCATTCCCTCAAAAAGGCCCCCGACAGGCAGGGGCAAAAGTCGTCGGAGAAGACGACGAGGGTTTATTTGTACAGTTCTGCCGTGGCGTGCCAGTGATCGCCCTGAGTCAGTTCAGTGATGCGATAGCTGCTTGCGCCTTCTTTTTCTGCTTTAGCGGCCAGTTGCTGACGAACGTCCATCGGCGAGCCGCTCAGCTGCGTCACAGAGACGGAGCCCATCGGCTGGAGATTTTGCGCCTGTTGCGCGTTGACCTGTTGGACTGCGGCGCTCGCACCGAAAGAGAGTACGGATGCAAGGCCCAGAGCAGCGATGGTAAATGTCGTTTTCATCATTCATTCCTCATGCAGGTGTATTCAGCGGCCTTAATGGTTTGCGTACGGTTTTTATCGGACCGCTGAGAGGTTTTACGTGTTAGTCGCGTGGCTTATTACGCTTATTTATAAAGCTCGGCAGTCGCATGCCAGTGGTCGCCAGTACGGGCTTCAATCACGCGGTACGCCGTTGCGCCTTTCGCTTCGGCTTTCTCATTCAGCATCGCACGCAGATCCATCGGCGCCGCATTTACGGCATCAACAGAAACGGTACCAATAGACTGACGGTTCTGCGCCTGTTCTGCGTTGATAGAATCTGCCGCGAAAGCGCCGAAGGACAGCATGGAGAGAAGTGTCAGGGCTGTTACAGTTGATTGGGTTTTCATGTTCTTTTCCTCGTCGTAATTGTTATCGGTGGGGCCTTATTGTGTGACCCTCATCACAAAAACAAGTATACACTAATCACCCAAAAAATTAATACCAACCTAATTATTTACTATGAAACTTTGTTCGCACGATGCATGGTTTTTATTACCGATCATTATAAAAATGACCATGAAAAGTCCGTTTTCTGATTAAAATTTCAATAAATCAATCAGTTGTGTGAAGTTGACGATTTGTGCGGTATTCAGGCTGTGAATCAGGCGAAACCGTAAAAAGAGGTGGATTACGCTGCACACATCATAAAAGAAAGCGGAAATGCGGGGCGGAAAGGGCAACCGCCGGAAGAACCGGCGGCGCAGGGCTTACAGCTCCTGCTCGAACAGCATCAGAATGGCTTCGTAGAGATCTTTCACCGTAAAGCCGCGCGCGGGCGTAGTAAAGATAGTGTCGTCACCGGCGATCGTACCCAGAATCCCTTCCGCTTTGCCAAGCGAATCCAGCAGACGCGCGATAAGCTGCGCGGCGCCTGGGCTGGTGTGAATCACCACCACCGCATCGTTGTAGTCGATATCCAGCACCAGGTTTTTCAGCGGGC
Encoded proteins:
- the yhdP gene encoding Uncharacterized protein yhdP: MSESTAAAADKERRVRRLPGILLLTGATLIVIVALMVSGLRLALPHLNAWRPALLEKISSVAGVPVQASHVEAAWQTFGPTLEVRDINAPLSDGGSFSVKRVTLALDVWQSLLHFRWQFRDLTFYQLQVRTNTPIKQSEGGNPLEGNKFSDLFFRQFDHFDLRDSTLSFITISGQRAELAVPQLTWLNGKNRHRAEGQVSLSSLTGQHGVMQVRMDLRDDNGLLNRGTVWMQADDVDVKPWLGQWMKDNVDLTSAQFSLEAWMTLRDGDVAGGDIWLKQGGTTWRGENRSHRLSVDNLTAHISHTDDAWQVAIPQTRVTVDDKPWPAGSLNLAWLAGQPVDGDKVRRSDELRVRASNLELSGLEGFLPLATRLAPSLGDVWGSTRPKGKIDALALDIPLQATDKTRFLARWSDLSWQQWKLLPGAEHFSGSVSGTLEHGQATVNMTDARMPYQSVFRAPLEIARGAATFDWRKNAEGFTLAGKNLDVQAHSLWARGDFRYQQPKDGQPWLEILAGIQTNDAAQAWRYFPENLMGKDLVDYLSGAIQGGQVENATLVYVGNPQHFPYKQNDGQFEVYVPLHNATYAFQPDWPALKDFAINLDFRNDGLWMAAPQVMLGGVTGNNLTAVIPDYSQEKLFIDADIVGPGKAVGPYFKDTPLADSLSTTLDELQLDGDVNARLHLDIPLDGTMTTAKGDVWLRNNALFIKPLNSTLHNLNGKFSFVNGNLQSEPLTATWFNQPLNVDFSTREEPKAYQVEVNMNGDWQPTRTGLLPKPMNDALSGSIPWNGKVAISLTYHAGVNYQVDISGDLKNVSSHLPEPVDKAAGEALPFNVRAKGDLKSVDVTGNAGAENHFNSRWLLGRKLTLDRAIWATDSRTMPPLPENRGLELNLPAMDGAQWLALFNQGAAQKVSSTTLFPETITLRTPALTFGGQRWNNLSVMTKPQAGGTEVSAQGREINGRLLMRDGAPWQANIDYLYYNPSHADEAASVLTGASGQKTQAVDFSGWPNLALRCAECWLWGQKYGRIDGDFTINGDTLSLENGLLDTGFARLTMQGEWVNRQDAMRTSVKGVLKGKQLDAATSFFGVKTPLQGSSFNVDYDLHWRDAPWKPDEASLSGVLHTRLGKGQIADLGTGHAGQLLRLLSFDALLRKLRFDFSDTFGEGFYYDSIRSTVWIKDGIMHTEDTLVDGLEADIAMKGSVNLPARTLDMEAVVAPEISATVGVAAAFAVNPIIGAAVFAASKVLGPLWNKISVLRYHITGPVDKPQINEVMRQPRAQAAQ
- the tldD gene encoding Protein tldD, with product MSLNLVSEQLLSANGLSHQDLFSILGQLYERRLDYGDLYFQSSYHESWVLEDRIIKDGSYNIDQGVGVRAISGEKTGFAYADQISLLALEQSAQAARSIVREQGEGRIKTLSGVEYSPLYTTLDPLQSMSREEKLDILRRVDNAARAADKRVQEVSASLTGVYELILVAATDGTLAADVRPLVRLSVSVQVEEDGKRERGSSGGGGRFGYQWFMENTDGEVRAEAWAREAVRMALVNLSAVAAPAGTLPVVLGAGWPGVLLHEAVGHGLEGDFNRRGTSVFSGQMGQLVASELCTVVDDGTLANRRGSLAIDDEGVPGQYNVLIENGILKGYMQDKLNARLMGVAPTGNGRRESYAHLPMPRMTNTYMLAGKSTPQEIIESVEYGIFAPNFGGGQVDITSGKFVFSTSEAYLIENGKVTKPVKGATLIGSGIEAMQQISMVGNDVKLDNGVGVCGKEGQSLPVGVGQPTLKVDNLTVGGTA
- the aaeR gene encoding HTH-type transcriptional activator aaeR, coding for MMERLKRMSVFAKVVELGSFTSAARQLEMSVSSISQTVSKLEDELQVKLLNRSTRSIGLTEAGRIYYQGCRRMLHEVQEVHEQLYAFNNSPIGTLRIGCSSTMAQNVLASLTAGMLRDYPGLSVNLVTGIPAPDLIADGLDVVIRVGALQDSSLFSRRLGSMPMVVCAAKSYLAQAGTPEKPADLANHSWLEYSVRPDNEFELIAPEGISTRLLPQGRFVTNDPMTLSRWLKAGAGIAYVPLMWVIDEINSGELEILFPRYQSDPRPVYALYTEKDKLPLKVQVCINALNDYFVKVAQVYQEMRGRNGKGKESHA
- the aaeA gene encoding p-hydroxybenzoic acid efflux pump subunit aaeA, which encodes MSSGIRRYLIRRFIAVCSICCRACLSEVDVKLLTTKITRTAITVVLVVLAFIAIFRAWSFYTESPWTRDARFTADVVAIAPDVAGLITSVDVHDNQLVKKDQVLFTIDQPRYQKALEEAEADVAYYQALANEKRREAGRRNQLGVQAMSREEIDQANNVLQTVLHQLAKAEATRDLARLDLQRTVIRAPADGWVTNLNVYTGEFITRGSTAVALVKQNSFYVLAYMEETKLEGVRPGFRVEITPLGSNNVLHGTVDSVSAGVTNASSTRDDKGMATVDSNLEWVRLAQRVPVRIRLDKQPGNLYPAGTTATVVVTGERDRDRSQESAFNKLMHRLREFG